CGATCTGGAGCGCCGACGCGTTGCCGTAGAGCATCAGCCAGACCGTCGGGTCGATGTTCACGCCGGATGCGCCGAGGCCCAGGAACAGGGCGCAACTCAGCGCCGCGAGGATCCAGTTGAGGGCGGACATCGGGTAGAAGATGATCATCATGGTGTAGTTGAAGAGCTTGCCCGGAGGCATGGAGTAGAAGCCCTTCCAGTACTGCTTGATGATCGTCTCGTACGTGCCCCGCGACCAGCGCAGCTGCTGGGTGAAGAAGTCCGTCCAGGCGTTGGGCCCCTCACCGACGGCGAGCACGTCCGGCGTGTAGATCGACTTCCAGCGCCTGCCGGTGGCCGGGTTCTTGGCGCGGTGCATCTCGAAGCCGGTCGCCATGTCCTCGGTGATCGAGTCGTACAGGCCGCCGATCTGCTTCAGTGCCTTGATGCGTACGGCGTTCGAGGTACCCACGAACATCGGGGAGCCGTAGAAGTTTCCGGCTCGCTGGATGAGGGCGTGGAAGAGGAACTGCTGGGACTCGGCGGCCTTGGTGATGGGGTTGTCGTAGTTGCCGTAGACCTGCGGGCCGATGACGAAGCCGACGTCCGGGTCGCGGAAGAAGCCGAGCATCCGCTCCAGGTAGTTGGGCAGCGGGACGTGGTCGGTGTCGACCGAGGCGAAGTAGTCGTACTCGTCGCCGTGCGCCTCCAGCCAGGCGTTGTAGTTGCCGTGCTTGGTCTTGGCGCGGTGCGGGCCCTTGGCCTGGTTCCACTTCGCGACGCCCTTGCGGGAGAAGTGGTGCACGCCGAGGCGCTCGCAGACCGCCTTCACCTCGGGGTCGTCGCCCTCGTCGAGCAGCCAGATGTGCAGAAGGCCCCGATGGCGGATCCTGACGGCCGCCTCCAGGGTCTTCGTCACCATGGCGAGGGGCTCCTTGCCGGGCACGAATGAGGTGAGGAAGGCGACTCTGGTGCCGGTCTCGGGCACCACCGGGACCGGGTCGCGGGCGACCAGCGTGGCGTGCGCGTTCGACAGCACGTTCATGCAGCGGAAGAACTCGATCAGACCGATCGAGACCAGCATCACGATGTCGAGTGCCGGAAGGAAGTCGTAGGCCGGGTAGTCGCGTTCGGTCCAGTGCTCCGGCTGGAGCAGCCAGCCGAGCAGGATCAGCGAGAGCAGTGGGGCGGCGCCCAGCATCAGCGCGGCACGTATGCGGTGCGGCTCCTGCGAAAGGAGCGAGCGGTACTGGACCTTGTAGGGCTTGGCCGGGTCAGGCTGCGTGAGGGGTCCCGCCAGCCGGCTGTAGTGCTCGTAGTCGTATCTCGGCAGTGATTTCTTGATTCTGCGGAACCCGCCGGTCCGGTGCGATGGCACCCTCAGCTGAGTCGTCTCGGACGGGTCGAAGTTCTCCCGGGCGCCCGTCGGCGTCATGAGTCATCCCCCCGCACGCACAGGTGCGTGTTCGTCGGTCTTCCGTCCGCTCGGGTCCCCCTCGACCTTCACGGACGCATCAGTGGCAGGTGAGCATCACCACGTCATCCACACTGTGGAGACACAGAAACGCGACCTTCCGGTTGCATGATGCCCCCCTCGGCATCCATTCATGGACGGGGTCCCATCCCCATCGCAGTGGCAACCGGCCGAGCCCCCAACTGTCGTGTACCGACAGTCCCTTGAAGCCCAGGGTTCTACGCCGTTCATCATGATCGCAAGATGCGAAACGCGGTGTTAACCGGTCATACGCGCTCTTTGGGACAGCTGTGCGAATCTGGGGAGGATGGGACGAAGGCGGGGCGCCGGTACGGCGAAGAGGCCCCCCGCTGCTGCGAGAGGCCTCTTCGGTCGGTGCGCCGCCAGGGACTCGAACCCCGGACCCGCTGATTAAGAGTCAGCTGCTCTAACCAACTGAGCTAGCGGCGCGCGCTGACTCGAGAACTCTACCCGACGGGAGAGGGTGCTCCCGACCGTGGACCCGGTACGGACTCCGCCCGGACCCCGGTCGTGGCGGCCCCGTACATCATTCGGACCGTCAACATGCGACACCGGAGGACAGTTGAGAAACTGACGACTGTGCAGAAGCGCGGATATTTCCACCTGGAGTGTGAGGGGAATCGCATGGCGGCTCCGGTATTCGAGGAATTCGATCCCGCGAGCGACTGCGAATGCCCCGGATGTGTTCACTGGCGGCGCGTGATGCCGCATTCCCCGCTGTCCGGTCCGGTCGGCCATCCGGCGGCGCGCAAGGCCCTGGTGCTGGCCGCGGCGGCGGGCACCGTGCTCGGCGCGGGCCAGGCGATGCCGGCGGTCGCCGCCGCCCACGGACCCGTCCACCCGGGCATCCCCGCAGGTGACGAGCCCGGCACCCCGCAGGGCAGCAAGGCTCCGCTGCACGGGCCCGCCGGCAAGCCCGCGACGGCCGGCAAACCCGCGGCCCCGGTCAAGGCGCCCGCGACCACCCGGGCGGAGATCATCAACCGGGCCAAGACCTGGATCGCCGCCCAGGTGCCGTACAGCATGAGTGCCTACTGGTCCGACGGGTACCGGCAGGACTGCTCGGGCTTTGTCTCCATGGCCTGGAACCTGCCCGGAAACGAATGGACGGGCAGCCTCGACAAGTTCGGCGAGCGCATTTCCCGGGACCAGCTCCAGCCCGGCGACATTCTCCTCTTCCACAATCCCTCGGACCCCGAGAAAGGCTCGCACGTCGTCATTTTCGGCGGCTGGACGGACTACACGCACACCTATTACGTCGCCTACGAGGAGACCCGCCCGCACGCCCGCAGGCAGGCCACTCCTTATGCCTACTGGAGCTACTCCGACCGCTATGTGGCGTACCGCTACAAGGGCCTCGCCGAGGGCACCGGCGGCTCGGCCCCCTCCGGCACCCCGGCGACCACCCACTTCCCCGGGGCGGTCTACTTCGGGCCCGGCGCGAACAACGCGTACGTCACCCAGCTGGGCCGTCTCCTCGTCGACCGGGGAGCGCGCCGCTTCTACACCCAGGGCCCCGGGCCGCGCTGGGGCGACGCCGACCGGCGGGCCACGCAGGCCTTCCAGCAGGCGCAGGGCTGGACCGGAGCGGACGCGGACGGGCTGCCGGGTGCGCAGACCTGGGCGTTGCTGATGGCGAAGCAGGGCCGGGACATCCCGCCGACCGGAACACCCGGCAGCCCCGGACCGAAGGGGTCGCCCGCCCCCTCCTCGCACGGGGTGCCCGGCTATCCGGGGCGCGGGATGTTCCGGCCCGGCGCGACCAACGCCTACGTCACCAAGCTCGGGAAGCAACTGGTCAAGAAGGGGTTCGGCAAGTACTACACGACGGGTCCGGGGCCGCGTTGGGGCGAGGCGGACCGGCGCAACGTCGAGGCGTTCCAGCGCGCCCAGGGCTGGCGCGGCGGCGCGGCGGACGGCTACCCGGGGCCGGAGACCTGGCGGCGGCTGTTCGCCTAGCCGGGCGGACGCCGCTTCGCTTCTCGGAGAAGCACGGTCTCGAATCAGCACGGCTTCTCAAAGCGGTACGGCTTTACCGGTCACATCACTGACGCATCTGGCGCGGAGGCTGGAGGCACGTATGAGTACGACGACTTCACACAGCCCGGAGTCCGAAGGGGCACCGGAGGCCGGCGGTACGCGGCCGGCCCGGCTCATCCACAACGAGGCGACCACCGAGATCCCCGTCCACCTGCTCTTCCGCGACGACCCCGAGCCGGTCTCGGTGCCGCTCGCGCCCGCCGTGGTGGGCCGCCGCCGCGGCACCGGCGAGCAGCCGCGCGTAGCCCGGCGGCCCGCCCCGGCGCGTCCGGCGCCGGAGGTCGACCCGGAACTCGTCGAGCGACCCGCACGGGTGCTGCCCGGAGGGGCGGGTGTGCTGGCCGGGGCCTGCGGGGTGGCCGGATGTGTACTCACCTCCTGGTGGGCCGGCGCGGTACCGGCACCGGCACTCGATGCACTCGGACTGCCCTGGTCGGCCGGGGCCGGGTTCGGACCGGCGCAGTGGGCCGCGTACGCGGGCGCGGGGGCGCTCGGACTGTTCGGTTTCGGCGGTCTCGCCCGGGGCCGGACCGGGCGGGCCTGGGTGCTCGGCCTGTTCGGCCGCTACCGCGGCACGGTCCGGCGCACCGGTCTGCTGTGGGTCAACCCGCTGGTGCTGCGCCGCCGCGTCGACGTACGGCTGCGGCACTGGCGCAGCGAGCCGCTGCCCGCGGTCGACGCGAGCGGGGTCGCGCTGCGTGTGGTCGCGCTCGTGGTCTGGCGGGTCAAGGACACGGCGCGGGCCACGCTCGGCATCGAGGACCACGAGTCGTATCTGCGCGAGTGCGTGGAGGCGGCGCTCTCGCGGGTGCCGGTGGAGGGGATCGCCGCCAAGGGCGGCGGTGCCGTGCCGCCGCGCCCGGACGCCGTCGGTGATGCGCTGACCCGTCTGGTGGCGGAGGACACGGCGCCGGTGGGCGTCGAGGTGTTCTCGGTGCAGCCGGTCCGGATCGAGTACGCCCCCGAGGTCGCGGCCGTCATGCACCGGCGCCGCATCGCCGCGCTGGACGCGCAGAACCGCGCCACCGCGCTCACCTCGGTCGTCGACTCGGTCGAGGACACGGTGACCCGGCTGACCATGCGCGGCCTCGTCGAACTCGACGACTACGAGCGCAAGGCGCTGGTGAAGGACCTGACGGTGGCGTTCTGCGCGGGGCGGGGGGATGCCGCCCCGTGATTGGTATGGACATGCCTTTGATATGGACACAGTCAATTCGCGGTAATAATCTGGGACTTGGTCTAGACCTGAACCATCGGCTCCACGCATCGCGATGCGCACGCACGGCTCACGGAACTCCCCACGTTCTCCAGGAGCGGCAGCATGCGCAAAAAACCCGGTATACACAGAAAGACCAAGTTCTACGCGGCCGTCGTCGGGCTCACCACCGCCGGAGCCTTCGTGCTCTCCACCGGCGGCGCCAACGCGCACGGCTACACCGACCAGCCCCTCAGCCGACAGAAGATGTGCGCCGCGAACGGAGGCTCCGTCGCCAACTGCGGCGACATCCAGTGGGAGCCGCAGAGCGTCGAGGGCCCGAAGGGCTTCCCGGCGGCCGGTCCGAACGACGGACAGATCTGTTCCGCGAACCACACCAACTTCGGCCAGCTCGACCAGCCGAAGACACCCGCGGGCACGGCCTGGCCGACGACCAGGGTGAGCGGAGGGCAGAGCTACACCTTCCGCTGGCAGTTCACCGCCATGCACGCCACGACCGACTTCAAGTACTACGTCACGAAGTCGGGCTGGAACCAGAACCACGCGCTGACCAGGGCGGACCTGAACACCACTCCGTTCCTGACCGTCCCGTACGGCGGCCAGCGCCCGCCGTCCACGCTCACCCACACCGGCACCCTGCCCTCGGGGCTGAGCGGGCACCACATCATCCTCGGGGTGTGGACGATCGCGGACACGGCGAACGCGTTCTACTCGTGCGCGGACGTCACGTTCTGAGCCGCGTTCTCAGGAACGTTCTGAGCCTCTCTTGAGGAGCGGATCCCCTCTGATCAGGTACGTTCCACGCACGTCGCCACGACCAGGCGACGTGCGTGGAGCTGTACGGAACACCGGGGGACCGTCATGGAAGTCTTTTTCTACATCGTGCCCACGCTCATGATCGCGGGCGTGCTCTTCGCCGCGAGCCGGCTGTTCAAGCGCGCCCGGCGCATCAGGAGCGCCTGGAACAGCGGGCTCACCGCGGAGGCGCGCTGTCTGCGGACCTACACCACGACCAGCGGCGGCGGTGGCGACACCTCGGTGAGCACGACACTGCACCACGTCTACGAGTTCACGACGCGCGAGGGCCGCACCGTCCGCTTCGAGGAGGAGAACGGACCGGGGACGATCCTGGAGGGCGACATCGTGACGGCGTACTACGTCGCGGAGCGCCCCGAGGAGGCCACGGCGCACACTCCCGGCCCCGGGAAGCTCTGGAGCGGCATGGGGTGCTTCGTGGTGATGGGCGGCGTGGTCATCGCCTTCTGCGTCGTGTTCATGGTCGCGGCCCACGAGATCTTCGCGTCGACCGCCGGCATGATGGACGACCCGGGCGACATGATGCCGTAGCCCTCCACATCTGACGGACCGTCAACTAACGTGCGCCCCCATGGAGTCCAAGAGGCGCACCGTCGCGGAGCTCGTCACGGAACGGTGGGGCGACCACCGCCCCGGGCTGTGGTGCGAGGGGCGGATCCTCACCCACCACCAGGTGGCGGCGAGCGCCGCGGCCCGGGCGGCGTTGCTGGGGGACCTGCTGCCGCCCGGCGCCGAGCCGCACGTCGGTGTCCTGCTCGACAACACCCCCGAATACCCGATGTGGTTGGGCGCGGCCTCCCTCGCCGGTGCCGCCGTCGCCGGGATCAACCCGACCCGGCGGGGCCCGGAACTGGCCCGCGACATCCTGCACACCGAGTGCCGCGTACTGATCACCGAACGGGCCCACCTGCCCCTCCTCGGCGGACTCGAACTGCCGGGTGTACGCGTCCTGGTGACCGACACGGACTCCTACGCCGACCTGCTCGCGCCGTACGAGGGCACGAAACCGGACGCGTCCGGCGCGACCCCGGACGACCGGCTCCTGCTCCTCTTCACCTCCGGCTCGACCGGTGCGCCCAAGGCCGCGATCTGCACCCAGGGCCGGCTGGCCGCCGCCGGGCAGTCCCTGGTCGACCACTTCGGCATACGGCCCGGCGACACCCACTACATCTGCATGCCGATGTTCCACGGCAACGCGGTGATCGCCGACTGGGCGCCCGCGCTCGCGGCCGGCGCGGGCATCGCGCTGCGGCGCCGCTTCTCCGCCTCGGGCTTCCTCGCCGACGTACGCGCCTGCGGGGCCACCTACTTCACCTACGTCGGCCGTGCCGTGCAGTACATCCTGGCCACGCCCGCCCGCCCCGACGACCGCGACAACCCGCTGCGGCTGGGCTTCGGCACCGAGGCGGGCGTGGTGGACGCGGGGGCCTTCGAGCGCCGCTTCGGTGTACGGCTGGTCGAGGGCTACGGCTCCTCGGAGGGCGGCGCCGCCATCCAGCGGACGCCCGACACCCCGCCGGGAGCGGTCGGCCGGGCGGCACCCCGCGACGACCTCGCGGTGGTCGACCCGGGCACCCGCGCCGAATGCCCGCCGGCCGCCTTCACCGACGACGGACGACTGCTCAACGGGTCCGAGGCGATAGGGGAGTTGGTCAACCGCGGCCCCAACCCCTTCGAGGGCTACTGGCGCAACCCCGCCGCGGAAGCCGCCCGCAAGCGCGACAACTGGTACTGGACCGGCGACCTCTTCTACCGGGACACCGCCGGATTCCTCTACTTCGCGGGCCGCACGGACGACCGGCTGCGCGTCGACAGCGAGAACCTCGCCGCCGCGATGATCGAGAACATCCTCGCCCGCTACGAGGAAGCCGCCGCCGTGGCCGTCTACGCCGTACCCGACCCGGTCGCGGGCGACCAGGTGATGGCCACCCTGTCCCTGCACTCGGGAACCTTCGATCCCCTCGCCTTCGCCGAATTCCTTCTCGAACAGCCCGACTTGGGCACCAAGATGGCCCCGCGGTTCGTGCGCATCGTGAAGCACATGCCCGTCACCGCCACCAACAAGATCCACCGGGTGGCGCTGCGCCGCGAGGGCTTCCGCTGCCCGGAGCCGGTGTGGTGGCGGCCACCGGGGGAGGCCGCGTACCGCCCGCTGCGGGAGGCGGACGTCGCCGACCTGCTCGGCCAGTACCGGGACCGGGGACGCGAGGAACTGCTGACGAGGTAGGGCTGGGCCCACCCCCGCAACACCCCCTGCTCGTATGGTCCGTGCGGTCGGGTGCCGCCTACCGTGAGCCCATGATCCGTCCGATGAGACACATGCGATACGCGGGATATCTCGTCAGCGGTGTCCTCGTCGGCGCCCCGCTGCTCCTCGGGCTGCTGGTGCTCGCCGTCGTCGGGATCGCGCTGACGCCGGTGCTCGTCGGCCTGCCGCTGCTCGGTCTGCTGGCCCTGTCCGGCGTGCCCGTGGGCGTACTGGAGCGATGGCGGCTGCGGCTCGCCGACCCGGCGAAGCCCGTGCCCGGCCCGCACCGCACCCCGGACGAGCCGGGACTCGCCGCCTGGGCCAGGCTCCGGTTCACCGAACCCGCGACCTGGCGCGAGCTGGCGTACGCCGTCCTGCTCGCGTTCCTCCTGTGGCCCCTCGACGTGCTGGTGCTCGCCGTGGCGGTGGGCATCCCCGGCGCGATGCTCGGGGCGCCGGTCCAGCTCGCGATTTCCGGCGGCGACACCCGGATCGCCAAGCTGTGGCTCATCGACGCCTACCCGCAGGCGGCGCTGTGCGCGGTCGCCGGGGCCGTGCTCCTCCTCGCCCTCCTGTGGCCACTCGCCCAGTACGCCAGGGCCCGCGCCGCCCTCGCCCGGCTGCTGCTCGCGTCGCGCGACGACGGGCAGCGGCTGGCCGAGGTGACGAAGTCGCGGGCCCGGCTCGTCGCCGCCTTCGAGGCCGAACGGCGCCGCATCGAGCGGGACTTGCACGATGGCGCCCAGCAGCGGCTCGTGGCGCTGAGCATGACGCTGGGCCTGGCCCGCCTCGACGCGCCGCCCGCGCTCGCGGGGCAGCTCGCCACCGCCCACCGGGAGGCCGACCAAGTCCTCGGCGAGCTGCGCGAGTTGATCCACGGAATCCATCCGCAGGTCCTCGCCGACTACGGCCTCGGGGACGCGATCGCCGACGCCGCCGACCGCTCGGCCGTACCCGTGGAACTGGACGTGGAGGTGCCGAGGTTCGACGAATCCGTGGAGTCCGCCGCGTACTTCGCCGTACGGGAGGCGCTGGCGAACATCGGCAGGCACAGCGGCGCGCAGCGCGCCCGGATCACCGGGCGGTACGAGCAGGCGAGGCTGCGGATCGAGGTGCGGGACGACGGAGTGGGCGGCGCGGACGGTGCGCGCGGCTCCGGGCTCACCGGGCTCGCCGACCGGCTCGCGGTCCTCGATGGGACACTGACCGTCGACAGCCCGGCCGGCGGGCCGACCGCCCTGCGACTGGAGATCCCTTGCCTGGTCCGTTGAGAGTGGTGCTCGCCGAGGACGGCGTACTGCTGCGCGAAGGACTCGTCGGACTGCTGGCCCGCTTCGGCCACGAGGTCGTCGCCGCGGTCGGGGACGCCCATGCGCTGCGCGACGCGGCGATGGCACACGCACCCGACCTCGTCGTCACCGACGTACGCATGCCGCCCGCCTTCCAGGACGAGGGCCTGCGCGCGGCCCTCGCCCTGCGTTCCGCGAACCCCCGCCTCCCCGTCCTCGTCCTCAGCCAGTACGTCCAGCGCGCCTACGCCGCCGAGCTGCTCGACACCGGGGACGGCACCGGCGTCGGCTATCTGCTCAAGGACCGGATCGGGCAGGTCGAGCAGTTCGCGGAGGCGGTGGAGCGGGTGGCCGCGGGTGGCACGGTCGTGGATCCCGAGGTCGTACGGCAGCTGCTGCGCCGCCGGCGCGATCCGCTGGAGGCGCTCACCCCGCGCGAGCGGGAGGTGCTGGGCCTGGTCGCGGAGGGGAAGTCGAACGGGGCGATCGCCCGGGAGCTGGTCGTCACCGAGGCCGCCGTCGGCAAGCACATCGGCAACATCCTCGGAAAGCTGAACCTGCCTCCGGCGGAGGACACGCATCGACGGGTGCTGGCGGTGCTCGCGTATCTGCGGGGCTGAGGACCCGCAGGGCGAGGGGGTGTGGGTGGCGAAGCCCCCACAACGCGCGGCGAAGCCGCGCAAAAACGACGGTGGCGGGTTGTGTTCGCGCTTTCTGCGAACACAACCCGCCACCGTCAACGTGCGCCGCCAGGGACTCGAACCCCGGACCCGCTGATTAAGAGTCAGCTGCTCTAACCAACTGAGCTAGCGGCGCATGACTCTCGCCGTCCGCTCTCGCGGTCGGCGACAAAAGAAATACTACCTGGTCCGGGCGGGTGCTTCTGACCACCCAGGGGGTGGTCAGATCGCCAGCGAAAGCAGTACCGGTGCGGCCTCCCGGTTCAGTGTGTCCGCCGCCTGGCGGAGCCGGTGTGCGTGCTCCACCGGGAGGGACAGCGCGAGGCAGCCGACGGCTGAACCGGCCGTGATCGGGACGGCGGCGCAGACCGTGCCGATCGCGTACTCCTGGAGGTCGAGCACCGGAACCGTGGGCGGCTGGGCGTCGAGCCGGGACAGGAACTGGCGCTCGTTGGTGATGGTGCGCGAGGTGAGACGGGCCATCTTGTGGCGGGAGAGATGGTCGCGGCGGCCGTTGATGTCGAGCTGGCCGAGCAGGCTCTTGCCGACCGCGCTGGCGTGGGCGGAGGAGCGGAAGTCGACCCATTCGTTCACGGCGGGGGTCGCGGGACCCGTGGCGCACTGGGTGACGTGTACCTCGCCGTCGATGTAGCGGCTGATGTAGATGGCGGCGCCGACCGAGTCGCGCAGCCGGTCGATGGTCTGCTGGAGCTTGTCGCGCAGGGCCTGGTCGCGGCCGTGCGCCGAGCTCAGTCGCTTGAGTGCGGTGCCGCTGACGTACGCACCGTCGGTGATCTGCTCGACGTACCCTTCGCGCCGCAGCATCCGCAGGAGGGTGGTCAGCCGCTCCGTGCCTAGGCCGGTGCGGCGGGCGAGCTCGAAGTCGGTGATGCCGGTTGAGTGCCGCGCCACTGTTTCCAGGACGCGCAGGGCGTCCTGGGCCGAGTGGTAGGGCGCGGTCGGCTCGTGCTTGAGCGCCACGGTTCCCCCTGCGCTTTGTGGCCGGGCTTTACAGATGGATGCAGCCGGACAGCTGGGCTTCGTCCACGATAACCGCCAAGACGGTTGCGGGGAGGGGTTGTTGGCGAGAAAAGTGGCGCGTTCCGGCCCTCTCAGCAGGAACGCACCACCTCTGGCATATGCCAAGGTCATGACCCAGTCGTCGGGCCTCGGACATCACCGTGTTCATTTCCCGAACTGACTTCTGGTCAACGATTTTGGTCGGGGACTCCCGCCGAGCTGCGGGTCACAGCACGGCGCTCAGGAATTCCCGTGTCCGGTCCTGCTCGGGCTCACCGAAGATCTTCTCCGGCGGACCGGATTCGATGACATGGCCCGCGTCGAACATCAGGACCTGGTCCGAGATGTCCCGGGCGAAGTTCATCTCGTGGGTCACACAGAGCATCGTGATGTCCGTGGTGCGGGCGATGTCACGGAGGACGTCGAGGACGCCCGCGACCAGCTCCGGGTCGAGCGCGGAGGTCACCTCGTCGAGGAGCAGCACCTGCGGCCGCATCGCCAGCGCCCGGGCGATCGCGACCCGCTGCTGCTGCCCGCCGGACAGCTGACTCGGGTACGAGTCGGCCTTGTCGGCGAGGCCCACCAGGTCGAGCAGCTCACGGGCACGCTGCTCGGCCTCGTCCTTGGACAGGCAGAGGACGGTGACCGGCGCCTCGGTGATGTTCCGCAGCACCTTCATGTTCGGGAACAGGTTGAACTGCTGGAAGACCATCCCGATGTTCTTGCGGACCTCGCGGATCTGCTTCTCGGGTGCGGGGAAGAGCTTCTCCCCGCCGACGGTGATCGTGCCCTCGTCGGGCTTGGTCAGCGTCATCAGCAGCCGCAGGATCGTCGTCTTGCCGGAGCCGGAGGGGCCGATCAGCGTGACGTGCTTGCCGGAGTCGACGCGGAAGTCGAGCCCGTCGAGGACGGTGTTGCCCCCGAAGCGCTTGGTGACCTTGTCGAAGCGGATCAGCTCGCTGCCGTCCACGGGTGGGTTGGCGAGGTCCTTCAGGGGGCTGGTCTCGGGATCGGTGCCGGCGTTGGTGCCGGTGTTGATTTCAGCGGACAAGACGTCGCTCCAGGGCTCGCATCAGGAGGGAAGCGGGATAGGAAATGAGGATGAAGGCCACCCCGATGACCGTGATCGGCTCCGTGAACTGGAAGTGCTCCTGCGAGTACAGCCGTGCCTCGCCGAGCATCTCCAGGACGGTGATCGCCATCAGCATCGGCGTGTCCTTGAGCATCGAGATGACGTAGTTGCCCAGCGCGGGCACCACCCGGCGGATCGCCTGCGGGAGGATCACCGCGGTCCAGGTGCGCGTCAGGGGCAGATTGAGTGCCGTGGCCGCTTCCCACTGGCCGGCGGGCACTCCCTCGATGCCGGCCCGGTAGACCTGCATCGTGTACGTCGAGTAGTGCAGCCCGATCGCGACGACACCGGTGGTCAGCGCGGAGAACGTGATGTTCCACTCGGGCAGCACATAGAAGAGGAAGAACAGCTGCACCAGCAGGGGCGTGTTCCGGATGAACTCCGTGACCACTCCCACCGGCCAGCGCACCCAGCGGGTCGGCGTCCGCATCAGCAGCGCCCACACCAGGCCGAGGGCGAAGGAGATCACCGAGCCGAGGGCCAGTGCCTGCAGGGTGACCAGCAGGCCGTCCCAGAAGTGCGGCATGAAGTCGCCGACCGCGCTCCAGTCCCAGGTCATCCGATGCCTCCTACTCCGCCGCCGGCCGCGTCCGCCGCCTCACGGCGCAGCGCGAGCTTGGACGTGTCGCGCTCGGGTTCCTTGCCGACCCCTGCCTTCAGCCGCTTCTCCAGGCCGCGCATCAGCCGGGTGAGCAGGAAGGCGATCACGAAGTAGATCAGCAGGATGTACGTGTAGATCTCCGCGCTCTGCTGCAGCGCGAGCCGCACCAGGTTGGCGCTGAACGCCAGGTCGCCCATGCCCATGATCGACACCAGGGCCGTGCCCTTGAGCAGCTCGACCAGCAGGTTCGAGAAGGACGGGATCATCTCGGGCACCGCCTGCGGCAGCAGGATCAGCCGCAGCCGCTGCCAGGGCGTGAAGCTGAGCGCGATGCCGCCCTCGCGCTGCGCGGGGTCGACCGCGTTCAGGGCGCCGCGCACCACTTCGGAGCCGTACGCCCCGTAGGTGAGGCCGAGCGCCAGGGTGCCCGCCCACAGCGGGACGAGCTGCCAGCCGAAGGCCAGCGGCAGCACGAAGTACACCCAGAAGATCATGATCAGTGCGGAGGTGCCGCGGAACACCTCGGTGTAGAAGCCCGCGAGGAAGCGGACGATCCACAGCCGTGAGGTGCGCGCGATACCGACCACGAAGGAGACGGCACCGGCCAACAGGGCGCTGAGCACCAGCAGTTGGACGGTGACCCAGATCCCCTTCAGTACGAGTTCCCAGAGTCCCGAGGTCATCCGCCGCAGAGCTCCTTCGCGGTCATGTCGGTCATCTCGGCCTTGGTGAAGCCGAAGGGCGCCAGAATGCGGAAGAGCTCGCCGCTCTTCTTCATCTTCGCCAGCTCGACGTTGAAGGCGTCCCGCAGCTTCGTCTCACCCGTGCGGAACGCGAAGCCGCCGCCGTCGACGTGCGGCTTGCCCTTCACCAGGGGCGCGAACGGTTTGGTGGACTCCGTCTTGGCGGACTTCTTCACGACTTCGCGGGTCGTGAGTGCCGTACCGGCGAAGACGTCGACGCGCCCCGCCTCCACCGCGTTCAGCCCGGCGACCTGGTCCTGCACGATCAGGATCTCGCTCTCCTTGTACCCGGCCTCGACCGCGTA
Above is a genomic segment from Streptomyces sp. R21 containing:
- a CDS encoding lytic polysaccharide monooxygenase gives rise to the protein MHRKTKFYAAVVGLTTAGAFVLSTGGANAHGYTDQPLSRQKMCAANGGSVANCGDIQWEPQSVEGPKGFPAAGPNDGQICSANHTNFGQLDQPKTPAGTAWPTTRVSGGQSYTFRWQFTAMHATTDFKYYVTKSGWNQNHALTRADLNTTPFLTVPYGGQRPPSTLTHTGTLPSGLSGHHIILGVWTIADTANAFYSCADVTF
- a CDS encoding SPFH domain-containing protein, yielding MSTTTSHSPESEGAPEAGGTRPARLIHNEATTEIPVHLLFRDDPEPVSVPLAPAVVGRRRGTGEQPRVARRPAPARPAPEVDPELVERPARVLPGGAGVLAGACGVAGCVLTSWWAGAVPAPALDALGLPWSAGAGFGPAQWAAYAGAGALGLFGFGGLARGRTGRAWVLGLFGRYRGTVRRTGLLWVNPLVLRRRVDVRLRHWRSEPLPAVDASGVALRVVALVVWRVKDTARATLGIEDHESYLRECVEAALSRVPVEGIAAKGGGAVPPRPDAVGDALTRLVAEDTAPVGVEVFSVQPVRIEYAPEVAAVMHRRRIAALDAQNRATALTSVVDSVEDTVTRLTMRGLVELDDYERKALVKDLTVAFCAGRGDAAP
- a CDS encoding peptidoglycan-binding protein, with translation MAAPVFEEFDPASDCECPGCVHWRRVMPHSPLSGPVGHPAARKALVLAAAAGTVLGAGQAMPAVAAAHGPVHPGIPAGDEPGTPQGSKAPLHGPAGKPATAGKPAAPVKAPATTRAEIINRAKTWIAAQVPYSMSAYWSDGYRQDCSGFVSMAWNLPGNEWTGSLDKFGERISRDQLQPGDILLFHNPSDPEKGSHVVIFGGWTDYTHTYYVAYEETRPHARRQATPYAYWSYSDRYVAYRYKGLAEGTGGSAPSGTPATTHFPGAVYFGPGANNAYVTQLGRLLVDRGARRFYTQGPGPRWGDADRRATQAFQQAQGWTGADADGLPGAQTWALLMAKQGRDIPPTGTPGSPGPKGSPAPSSHGVPGYPGRGMFRPGATNAYVTKLGKQLVKKGFGKYYTTGPGPRWGEADRRNVEAFQRAQGWRGGAADGYPGPETWRRLFA
- a CDS encoding glycosyltransferase family 2 protein — protein: MTPTGARENFDPSETTQLRVPSHRTGGFRRIKKSLPRYDYEHYSRLAGPLTQPDPAKPYKVQYRSLLSQEPHRIRAALMLGAAPLLSLILLGWLLQPEHWTERDYPAYDFLPALDIVMLVSIGLIEFFRCMNVLSNAHATLVARDPVPVVPETGTRVAFLTSFVPGKEPLAMVTKTLEAAVRIRHRGLLHIWLLDEGDDPEVKAVCERLGVHHFSRKGVAKWNQAKGPHRAKTKHGNYNAWLEAHGDEYDYFASVDTDHVPLPNYLERMLGFFRDPDVGFVIGPQVYGNYDNPITKAAESQQFLFHALIQRAGNFYGSPMFVGTSNAVRIKALKQIGGLYDSITEDMATGFEMHRAKNPATGRRWKSIYTPDVLAVGEGPNAWTDFFTQQLRWSRGTYETIIKQYWKGFYSMPPGKLFNYTMMIIFYPMSALNWILAALSCALFLGLGASGVNIDPTVWLMLYGNASALQIGLYIWNRRHNVSPHEPEGSGGVAGMVMSALSAPIYARSLMDAVLRRKSKFVVTPKGDSASPDTLFGTFRIHLFFIFVFGASMSASFAYGHAHPAMLTWASVALLITASPIFAWQWSLRQARKKPAAPDTVQVPVQASGPQQEQHAPHTPQHKPSWAAASGGGAGTDEPTDQPMDQTMQIAFGGRKK
- a CDS encoding DUF3592 domain-containing protein, which gives rise to MEVFFYIVPTLMIAGVLFAASRLFKRARRIRSAWNSGLTAEARCLRTYTTTSGGGGDTSVSTTLHHVYEFTTREGRTVRFEEENGPGTILEGDIVTAYYVAERPEEATAHTPGPGKLWSGMGCFVVMGGVVIAFCVVFMVAAHEIFASTAGMMDDPGDMMP